Proteins from one Candidatus Pantoea bituminis genomic window:
- a CDS encoding ATP-dependent nuclease yields MAIIRNLQIENFRSVRYAEWYPEPGLNCLIGPGDSGKSTFLDAIDLVLGARRTYAFSDADFHDSNTANPIQIMVTLGALDDDLKNLETNGRYLRGFNAATHQINDEPLPTDEVVLTLKLTISEDLDPD; encoded by the coding sequence GTGGCAATCATAAGAAATCTGCAAATTGAGAATTTCCGGTCGGTCAGGTATGCGGAATGGTATCCGGAGCCGGGCCTGAACTGTTTGATCGGCCCGGGAGATTCTGGAAAATCGACCTTTCTTGATGCCATAGATTTGGTACTGGGGGCCAGAAGGACATACGCATTCAGTGATGCCGATTTCCATGACTCAAATACCGCCAATCCTATACAGATCATGGTTACCCTTGGCGCACTGGATGACGACCTCAAAAACCTTGAGACGAACGGGCGTTATTTGCGCGGTTTTAACGCGGCTACCCACCAGATCAACGATGAACCTTTGCCGACTGACGAGGTGGTGCTTACCCTTAAGCTGACGATATCTGAAGATCTTGATCCTGACTAG
- a CDS encoding AAA family ATPase, translated as MRAAQEGLEKRLQLRHRELLAPARLGVTGHHHLAWGNRSILNKFSAETLNVTTTLAELSRGARQDFAAQPLPQLEELLTQVQTIGNNLGVPLDQLKAMLDVNGVSLSNGAISLHTPDGIPLRMLGTGSSRLLISGLQKAAGLSGLFLVDEVEYGLEPYRISRLLQVLGSKDDQPSGQVFITTHSPFVLRELQSSQLNVLRTIPDIPAPAQPTPSHVVLPLGQW; from the coding sequence ATGCGAGCCGCTCAGGAAGGACTTGAAAAGCGGCTACAGTTGCGGCACCGTGAGCTACTTGCTCCCGCACGGTTGGGTGTTACCGGTCATCATCACCTGGCCTGGGGAAACCGTTCCATACTCAATAAATTCTCTGCTGAAACGCTAAATGTTACGACCACTCTAGCAGAACTCAGCAGGGGCGCACGCCAGGACTTTGCCGCCCAGCCTCTTCCCCAGTTGGAAGAACTGCTGACACAGGTTCAGACTATCGGCAATAATCTGGGCGTTCCGCTGGATCAGTTGAAAGCGATGCTGGACGTCAACGGAGTATCGCTTTCTAACGGCGCGATCAGCCTTCATACTCCCGATGGCATACCGCTTCGCATGCTCGGAACGGGGTCATCGCGCCTACTTATCAGCGGACTACAAAAGGCTGCTGGCCTGTCCGGCTTATTTCTGGTAGATGAGGTTGAGTATGGTCTTGAACCCTATCGTATCAGCCGACTTCTTCAGGTTCTGGGTTCTAAAGATGACCAGCCTTCCGGACAGGTCTTCATTACCACCCACTCACCTTTTGTTCTACGGGAACTGCAATCATCTCAGCTGAACGTGCTCCGAACGATCCCCGATATTCCGGCTCCGGCACAACCCACGCCCTCTCATGTCGTTTTACCCCTGGGGCAGTGGTGA